DNA from Candidatus Methylomirabilota bacterium:
TGTGGGCGATGTCGGCCATGAAGGCGGCGCCCACATCCTCGGCGATCTGGCCGAAGGGCTTGAACTCGATCGCCCGCGGGAACGCGGAGCCGCCGGCGATGATGAGCTTGGGGCGATGCTGCCGGGCCAGGTCGCGCACCTGGTCCATGTCGATCCGCTCGTCGCTCGTGCGCACCCCGTAGGGCACGATGGTGTAGAGCTTGCCCGAGAAATTCATGGGGCTGCCCGCGGTGAGGTGCCCGCCGTGCGAGAGGTTCGGCCCCAGCACGACGTCGCCGGGCTTGAGCAGGGTCATGTACACGGCCATGTTGGCCTGCGACCCCGAGTGCGGCTGCACGTTGACATGCTCCGCCCCGAACAGCTCCTTGGCGCGCGCGATGGCGAGCTCCTCGACCACGTCGACCATCTCGCAGCCGCCGTAGTAGCGCTTGCCTGGATAGCCCTCGGCGTACTTGTTAGTGAGGACGGAGCCCACCGCCTCCAGCACCGCTTCGGAGACGAAGTTCTCCGAGGCGATCAGCTCGAGGTTGCGCACCTGGCGCTCGGTCTCGCCGCGAATCGCCTTCGCGATCTCGGGGTCGACCTGCTCCAGGTGGCTCATCCCCGGGCCCTCCGTGGCCCTATCCGCAGCGCTCGCCGCGCAGGCGCTGCTCGAGCGCGACGATCTTCCCCACGCGGCGCGCGTGACGGTCGCCTGCGAAGGGGGTCGCCACCCAGAGGCTCAGGATCTCGAGCGCGAGCTCGCGGCCGGTGAGGCGCGCGCCCAGGCAAAGGACGTTCGCGTCGTTGTGCTCGCGGCTCATGCGCGCGGTGAACGTGTCGAAGCAGGCGGCGGCCCGCACACCCGGCAGCTTGTTGGCGGCGATCGCCATGCCGATGCCGGTGCCGCAGACAAGGACCCCGCGATCGACCTTGCCCACCGCGACCGCCTCGCCCACCTGGGCGGCGTAGTCGGGATAGTCGACCGATTCGGGCGAGTGCGTGCCGAAGTCGAGGACCTGATGGCCCTGGTCGATGAGCCAGGCCTTGCAGGCTTCCTTGAGCTCCCACCCGGCGTGATCGGCTCCGAGCGCGATGGCGAGCATGCGGCCCTACCTTACGCTCTGTGGCGTTGCAGTGTCAAGAAGGCGCTAGATATGGTGTTTCCGTCGCTTCTCAGACGTCGACACGCTGGCCGTCTCGCGCGACGGCCACCCGCCAGCCCCGCGCCGCCACGTCCTGACGGAGGGCTTCCGCCGCGCCCGCCTCGCCGTGGACGAGGTAGGTCATGCCGGGCGGGTGACGAAAGCCATCGAGCCAGCGGAGGATCTCGGACCGGTCGGCGTGGGCCGAATAGGCGTCGCTGGCGAGGATGGTGGCGCGCACCGGAACCATCTCGCCGAACATCCGGAGCTCGCGGGCCCCGTCCCTCAGGAGGCGGCCACGCGTGCCGGCCGCCTGATACCCCACGAACAGCACCGTGGTCCGAGGGTCGGGCAGGAGGCGCCGGAAGTGGTGGAGGATGCGGCCGCCGGTCGCCATGCCGCTCCCGGCCAGGATGATGCCCGGCGCCGGCGCGTCGTTGAGCCGCTTGGAGTCATCGACCGTCTTCGTGACCTCGAAGCGCCGCGGCGCGTACGGCTTGGTCCGCGCGGCCACCTCACGCCGGAGCGCCTCGTCCTGCTCTTCGAGATGCCGCGCGTAGATGGCGAGGGCCTCGATGGCCATGGGGCTGTCGAGGAACACCGGGAGCGATGGGATGCGCCCAGCCTCCTCGAGCTGGCGCAGGTCGAACAGCACCTCCTGCGCGCGGCCGACCGCGAAGGCCGGGATGAGGAGCCAGCCGCGCCCGTCCACCGCGCGCCGTACCGCGCCGACCAAGCGGTCGCGGCGATCGTCGTGCTCGTGGAGGCGATCGCCGTACGTGGACTCGAGCAGCAGCACGTCGGCTTCCCCGACCGGGTCGGGGTCGCGCATGATCGGCACGTCGTAGCGCCCGAGGTCGCCGGAGAAGACCACGAGGCGCCCGCCCAGCCGGCACTCGACGAGCCCGGCACCCAGGATGTGGCCGGAGTGCGTGAAGCGCGCCTCCACGCCGGGGCCCGGCGCGAAGGCGGCGCCGAAGTCGGCGGTGCGGAGCTGACGCAGCGTCCGCGCGGCGTCGTCCACCGTGAACAGCGGCAGCGCGGGCGTGTGGCGGGAGGTGCCGTGGCGATTCGCGAACGCCGCCTCCTCCTCCTGGAGATGCGCGGCATCGGGCAGCATCACGCGGAGGAGATCGGCGGTGGCGGGCGTGCAATACACGGGTCCCGTGAAGCCCGCGCGCACGAGCCGCGGGAGATAGCCCGAGTGGTCGATGTGGGCGTGGCTCAGCACCACCGCGTCCAGTCGCGCGGGCTCGAGGGGAGGCGCCTGCCAGTTGCGCGCACGGAGCGCCTTCAAGCCCTGAAACAAGCCGCAATCGAGCAGCACGCGCGCCCGGTCGGACTCGAGGAGGTGCCGCGAGCCGGTGACGGTCTCGGCGGCGCCGAGAAAGGTCAGTGCGACGCTCACCGCCCGGGCAGCCCTCCGCGACCGGCGCGCGCGGGAATCGGGCGGAGCGGTCCAGCGCCGACGGGGAAGTCGAAGGTCTCCAGGCTGGCGCCCTCCACGCCCTGGGCCACCAGGCCGGCGATCTCCAGGCGGCTCTCGAAGGCCAGGACTTCCTCCCGGCTGATCCGCGTGCCCGGGTGCTTGGGCACGAACAGCGTGCAGCAGTCGGCGTCGGGCTCGATGGAGACCTCGAAGGTGCCGATGGCTTCCGCCTGCGCGGTGATCTCGAGCTTATCCATCCCGATGAGGGGGCGCAGCACGGGCAGATCGGCCACCTCGTCCACGCGCGCGAGGTTGTGCAAGGTCTGCGAGGCCACCTGCCCCACGCTCTCGCCCGTGACGAGGGCGAGGGCGCCCGTGCGGCGGGCCAGCGCCTCGGCGATCCGGAGCATGAGCCGCCGGTAGATCACCACCCGCGCCGGACCGGGCACGCCGAGCACGACCGCACGCTGTATCTCCCCAAAGGGCACGAGATAGAGCCGGGAGTCGTACTGCCAGGCGGTCAGACGGCGGACGAGCTCGCGGGCCTTGCCCGGCGAGACGTCCGGCAGGTACGGCACGCTGTGGAAGTGGACGAAGACCACCCGACAGCCGCGCTTCATGAGCCGCCACGCCGCCACCGGCGAGTCGATGCCGCCGGAGAGCAGCGCGGCCACCGTGCCACTCGCGCCCACCGGAAGGCCGCCCGGACCCGGGCGCCTATCGCCGTAGACGAACGCCCGGCCGGGCAGCGCCTCGACGTGGACGTTCAGCTCGGGGTGCTCGAGGCTCACCCGGACGGGGTGGCGCGAGAGCACGTGCGCGCCCAGCTCTCGATTCATCTCCAGCGAAGACAGCGGCTGGGTCTTGAAGGCCCGCCGCGCGGTGATGCGGAATGAGGCGAAGCGCCGGCCCTCGGTGACGCGATCCACCGCCCGGCGCAGCGCATCCATGTCCGGCGTGGTGTGCTCGGCGAGAGCATAGTTGGCGACGCCGAACACGCGGCCGATGCGCTCGGCGGCCGCCTCCGCGTCCACCGCCGGATCGAGGTGGAGCACGATGCGCCCGGTGAGCTGCTCCACGCGCACCGGCGGGAGATCGGCGAGCGCGCGGAGCAGGCTCTCCTGGAGGCGCCGGAGGAAGAGCGGGCGATTGCCCCGCTTGAGGCTGATCTCGTGGTAGTGGACCACCACCACGCGCGGCCGCGCCGGCTCCGCCATCACTCGGCCTCGGGCGAACGGGGATGCTTGGGCCGGCGTCGGTAGACGGTCTTCGGCACCTCGACCTTGGGAGGCTTCCGCGGCATCGGCTTGCGCACGCGCGCGTGCGCGGGCTTCTTCGACTTTCCCACCGGGCTAGTATAAGCCGCCGGGAAACGTGTTCACGCCGGCGTGGCGGCCAGACGCCTTGTACATCTTCACGCCGCCCCATACCTGGCCGGCGACGCCGTCGTGGAGGGCCCAGCTCCGGCCGCGGACGGTGAGGCCCGCGCCTGCCGCACGGAACGGCGTCGAACCGTTCAGCCCCCGCGTCAGCGCGCCCGTCTGGGCGAACTGATCGTGGATGAACTCCATGACCTCGCGCCCCATGATGTAGCCGCAGCCATGGCGCTCGTAGATGATGGCCGAGTGGTAGAAGAGGGGGTCGATCAGATAGAGGTCCTTGCCGATCAACCCGCAGAATCCCTCCATGCACTGGAGCACCCGCGCGAGCAGCCGCAGGCCCCGGCGGACCTGGCCGGGGGCGAGCCCGTCGCGCTGCGCGCGCTCCTCTTCGGCGAAGTTCCGCGAGGCGGTGCCGAACAGCGTGTCCTTGCCGTCGGGATCGCGGTCGATCCCGTAGCGGGGCGCGGCGGGATCGTTGATCTGCACGAAGGCGAGCTCGGGCACCGACATCGACGACATCTCGACGTCCACCAGGAGCGTGGGGTCCGGATCGCCGGGCGCCGAGCGCACCTCGACACGCGCCCACGGCCGGTCCTCCGGCGCGGTGATGCGCACGAGGCGGGCGCCGTCCGGGCGGCACAGCGTGCTGGGGCTGATCTCGAGCCGCCGCAGCAGCTCCCCCGGCACGAGACGGAGATAGAGCGCCTCGGCCATCTCGCGCGGGAGCGCGTTGATCTCCTCGATCGAGGTGAGGCCGAGCCCGGCGGCGCGGGGGTCCACGGCGCTAGCTCCGGGCGTCGGCAGCGAGGACACGGGCCCGCGCCAGCTCGTCGGGGGTGTTGACGTTCATGAACACGCGCGCCGGGTCGCCCACCGCCGCGACCTCCGCTTCCGTGATCGCGAGCACGCGGACCTCCTCGAAGAAGCCGGTGATGCGGAGCCGACCCTCGCGGAGGCGCCGCTCCATCGGAGCCAGGCACGCCTTGCCGTAGCAGGCGTGAAGCGTCTCCCACTGCTCGCCGATGCGCGGGGCCACCACGTCGGCCTCGCCGGCGCGGGCCAGCACCAGGCGCGCTACCGGCTCGGAGAGGAACGGCATGTCGCACGCGACGGTGAACGCGGCATCCCCCGGCGCCGCGCGCAGGCCGGAATAGATGCCCCCGAGCGACCCGCCCTCCGGGAAGAGGTCCGGCACCATGGGGAGCCCGAGGAACGCGTAGAGATCGGGCGTGTTGGTGACAAGCAGCACGCGCTCCGTGACCTGGCGCACGACGTCGAGCACGCGCGCGACGATCGGGCGGCCGCCCAGCTCCATGAGGGCCTTGGGCTCGCCCCCCATGCGCGTGCTCTTGCCGCCCGCCTGGATGACACCGGTGATCGCGAGACTCACAAGTGTATCGGTCCCTGACGGAGTATGCGGGGCGGCCACACCGTGCAATCGGCGAGCGTGGACCCGGCGCCGCCGGCGGTGGCTCCGGCATCCAGGATGAAGTCCACCGCCTCCCCGAAGCTCGCCGCGACCTCGCCCGCGCGGGTGGGCGGCGCGCTCCCGCTGGGATTGGCGGAGGGCGCGGTCAGCGGCATCCCTGCCGAGCGCACGAGCCCCAGCGCCACCGCGTGACCCGGGACGCGCACGCCGACGGTGCCGCTGCCTGCCGTCACCTCGGTGGGCACCAGCGGAGCGGCCCGGAGCACGAGCGTCAGCGGGCCCGGCCAGTGGCGCGCCATCAACTCGCGGGCGCCGGGGCTCGCGCCCTCGACCAGTGCGAGCGCGCGCTCCATCGAGCCCACGAGCACGAGGAGGGGCTTGGACTCGGGCCGGCCCTTGATGCGGAACACCCGCCGCACCGCCTCCGGCGACAGGGCGTCGGCGCCCAGCCCGTAGAAGCTCTCGGTGGGAAACGCCACGGTGCCACCCGACCTGAGCACGGCCGCGGCCGCGTCGAGCACCTCGGGGTCCGGGCGGTCGGCATCAACCACCCTCATCACGGTCACCGGGCGAGCGCCCTCCGCGCGATGTCACGCCGGAAGTGCGCGCCCTCGAAATGGATGTGCGCCACGGCGGCGTAGGCCGCGTCCACCGCGGCGCGCACGTCGGAACCGAGGGCCTGGACGCCGAGCACGCGCCCGCCCGCGGTGACGAGCACGCCGTCGCGGAGCGCCGTGCCCGCGTGGAACACGCGCACGCCGGAGAGCGCCTCCGCGTCCGCCACCCCCCTGATCGGCCGGCCGGTCTCGTAGCTGCCCGGATAGCCGCCCGAGCTCATCACCACGCACACCGAGGTCTCCGGCGACCACGGCACGCTCGCGGGAATGCTCGCGCCGCGAGCCACCGCGTCCAGGAGCGGCAGCAGATCGGCGGCGAGGCGCGGAATCACGACCTGGCACTCGGGATCGCCGAAGCGGCAGTTG
Protein-coding regions in this window:
- the rpiB gene encoding ribose 5-phosphate isomerase B: MLAIALGADHAGWELKEACKAWLIDQGHQVLDFGTHSPESVDYPDYAAQVGEAVAVGKVDRGVLVCGTGIGMAIAANKLPGVRAAACFDTFTARMSREHNDANVLCLGARLTGRELALEILSLWVATPFAGDRHARRVGKIVALEQRLRGERCG
- a CDS encoding MBL fold metallo-hydrolase, coding for MSVALTFLGAAETVTGSRHLLESDRARVLLDCGLFQGLKALRARNWQAPPLEPARLDAVVLSHAHIDHSGYLPRLVRAGFTGPVYCTPATADLLRVMLPDAAHLQEEEAAFANRHGTSRHTPALPLFTVDDAARTLRQLRTADFGAAFAPGPGVEARFTHSGHILGAGLVECRLGGRLVVFSGDLGRYDVPIMRDPDPVGEADVLLLESTYGDRLHEHDDRRDRLVGAVRRAVDGRGWLLIPAFAVGRAQEVLFDLRQLEEAGRIPSLPVFLDSPMAIEALAIYARHLEEQDEALRREVAARTKPYAPRRFEVTKTVDDSKRLNDAPAPGIILAGSGMATGGRILHHFRRLLPDPRTTVLFVGYQAAGTRGRLLRDGARELRMFGEMVPVRATILASDAYSAHADRSEILRWLDGFRHPPGMTYLVHGEAGAAEALRQDVAARGWRVAVARDGQRVDV
- the thiI gene encoding tRNA uracil 4-sulfurtransferase ThiI, whose protein sequence is MAEPARPRVVVVHYHEISLKRGNRPLFLRRLQESLLRALADLPPVRVEQLTGRIVLHLDPAVDAEAAAERIGRVFGVANYALAEHTTPDMDALRRAVDRVTEGRRFASFRITARRAFKTQPLSSLEMNRELGAHVLSRHPVRVSLEHPELNVHVEALPGRAFVYGDRRPGPGGLPVGASGTVAALLSGGIDSPVAAWRLMKRGCRVVFVHFHSVPYLPDVSPGKARELVRRLTAWQYDSRLYLVPFGEIQRAVVLGVPGPARVVIYRRLMLRIAEALARRTGALALVTGESVGQVASQTLHNLARVDEVADLPVLRPLIGMDKLEITAQAEAIGTFEVSIEPDADCCTLFVPKHPGTRISREEVLAFESRLEIAGLVAQGVEGASLETFDFPVGAGPLRPIPARAGRGGLPGR
- a CDS encoding molybdenum cofactor guanylyltransferase, producing the protein MSLAITGVIQAGGKSTRMGGEPKALMELGGRPIVARVLDVVRQVTERVLLVTNTPDLYAFLGLPMVPDLFPEGGSLGGIYSGLRAAPGDAAFTVACDMPFLSEPVARLVLARAGEADVVAPRIGEQWETLHACYGKACLAPMERRLREGRLRITGFFEEVRVLAITEAEVAAVGDPARVFMNVNTPDELARARVLAADARS
- a CDS encoding L-threonylcarbamoyladenylate synthase, whose protein sequence is MRVVDADRPDPEVLDAAAAVLRSGGTVAFPTESFYGLGADALSPEAVRRVFRIKGRPESKPLLVLVGSMERALALVEGASPGARELMARHWPGPLTLVLRAAPLVPTEVTAGSGTVGVRVPGHAVALGLVRSAGMPLTAPSANPSGSAPPTRAGEVAASFGEAVDFILDAGATAGGAGSTLADCTVWPPRILRQGPIHL